A section of the Streptomyces sp. Je 1-369 genome encodes:
- a CDS encoding aromatase/cyclase, producing the protein MPGERIHRLSHTLEVAAPASTLYALIADPERWPLYLPRSVYAQRLDFDGVNERVRLWALAEGRIVSWTACRTQDPVRRLISFRQDVLMEPATSMAGCWSVRPLAPGRCRLTLEHEFTAAPGRPQDALWLAQVTADNTRSTLRSLQFLAERWSRLDELALSFAESVRVKGPAELVYGFLYDVADWPGQLPHVRRAALEEPHLGIQKVALELTAADGGPAPGVAGIRICFPHAGRIVHKATVPRPLLAAHCGEWSVLPDERGVTVVAQHHALLREDRIEQVLGAGATLAEARRRIRADLARDSRQILQLARRHAESAIRVL; encoded by the coding sequence GTGCCCGGCGAGCGTATCCACCGGTTGTCGCACACGCTGGAGGTGGCCGCGCCCGCCTCCACCCTCTACGCGCTGATCGCGGACCCTGAGCGCTGGCCGCTGTACCTGCCGCGCAGCGTCTACGCCCAGCGTCTGGACTTCGACGGCGTCAACGAACGGGTCCGTCTGTGGGCGCTGGCCGAGGGCCGGATCGTGTCCTGGACCGCCTGCCGCACCCAGGATCCGGTGCGCCGGCTGATTTCCTTCCGTCAGGATGTGCTGATGGAGCCGGCCACCTCGATGGCCGGGTGCTGGAGTGTGCGGCCGCTGGCGCCGGGCCGCTGCCGGCTGACCCTGGAACACGAGTTCACCGCTGCCCCCGGCCGGCCCCAGGACGCCCTCTGGCTTGCCCAGGTCACCGCCGACAACACCCGTTCCACCCTGCGCAGCCTGCAGTTTCTGGCCGAGCGCTGGAGCCGCCTGGACGAGCTGGCCCTCTCCTTCGCCGAGTCGGTGCGGGTGAAGGGGCCCGCCGAGCTGGTCTACGGTTTCCTCTACGATGTGGCCGACTGGCCCGGCCAGCTCCCGCACGTGCGCCGGGCCGCGCTGGAAGAGCCCCACCTCGGCATCCAGAAAGTCGCCCTGGAACTCACCGCCGCCGACGGCGGGCCCGCCCCCGGGGTGGCCGGGATCCGTATCTGTTTCCCGCACGCCGGCCGTATCGTGCACAAGGCCACCGTGCCCCGCCCGCTGCTGGCCGCGCACTGCGGTGAATGGTCGGTCCTGCCCGACGAACGGGGCGTCACCGTGGTCGCCCAGCACCATGCCCTGCTGCGCGAGGACCGCATCGAACAGGTCCTGGGCGCCGGCGCCACCCTCGCCGAGGCCCGCCGCCGTATCCGTGCCGACCTCGCCCGCGACAGCCGCCAGATCCTGCAACTGGCCCGCCGTCACGCCGAATCCGCCATCCGCGTCCTGTGA
- a CDS encoding AfsR/SARP family transcriptional regulator, producing the protein MKIQVLGPLSAEVNGGSIVPTARKPRQILSLFALYPGQVMPVPTLMEELWGTEPPQSALTTLQTYILQLRRHLGTALGPGTPGTAKEVLATRHGGYLMQIPADGVDVHEYDRLATEGRGAFESGDDATAADRFRRALALWRGPALVDVRVGPILEIEVMRLEESRLGTVERRIDADLRLGRHSELIAELTELTARYPQHEGLHSQAMVALYRSGRQASALEIYRKLRIRMIEGLGVEPSPQVQRLHQAMLAVDPQLDVTAGPRRSSTFDLYAA; encoded by the coding sequence ATGAAGATTCAGGTTCTGGGTCCGTTGAGCGCCGAGGTCAACGGGGGATCGATTGTTCCGACGGCACGCAAGCCGCGGCAGATCTTGTCCCTGTTTGCCCTCTATCCGGGACAGGTCATGCCTGTTCCCACGCTCATGGAGGAGCTCTGGGGCACTGAGCCGCCCCAGAGTGCGCTGACCACCCTGCAGACCTACATCCTGCAGCTGCGCCGGCATCTGGGCACCGCGCTGGGGCCCGGTACTCCGGGGACCGCCAAGGAGGTGCTGGCCACCCGGCACGGCGGTTATCTGATGCAGATACCGGCTGATGGCGTGGACGTGCACGAGTACGACCGTCTGGCCACCGAGGGCCGTGGCGCCTTCGAGAGCGGGGATGATGCCACCGCCGCCGACCGTTTCCGTCGGGCGCTGGCGCTGTGGCGCGGGCCCGCGCTGGTCGATGTGCGGGTCGGTCCCATCCTGGAGATCGAGGTCATGCGTCTGGAGGAGTCGCGTCTTGGCACGGTGGAGCGGCGTATCGATGCCGATCTGCGGCTGGGCCGGCACTCCGAACTCATCGCCGAACTCACCGAACTGACCGCGCGCTACCCCCAGCACGAAGGACTGCACTCGCAGGCCATGGTGGCGCTCTACCGTTCGGGGCGGCAGGCCTCGGCGCTGGAGATCTACCGCAAGCTGCGGATCCGCATGATCGAAGGGCTGGGGGTGGAGCCCTCCCCGCAGGTGCAGCGGCTGCACCAGGCCATGCTGGCCGTCGATCCCCAGCTGGACGTCACCGCCGGGCCGCGGCGCAGCTCCACGTTCGACCTGTACGCCGCCTGA
- a CDS encoding AfsR/SARP family transcriptional regulator produces the protein MLGAAVPAAVAAVPAAVVPAAVAAPAGPGAVVPAVTVPEAVPAEAAVAAAAVPVGVGGVRSAKEVLVTMPGGYLLCGGGGVSDVRAFEELAGAGYRAMDAGDCAGAAGRLREALALWSGTAFADVQAGPQLQMEIKRLDESRLCALDRRIEADLRLGRHRELLAELTVLVNGYRTHESLHAQYMLALHRSGRRGEALDAYQRLRATLVQELGLEPSVRLRRLQRSILSAGHDLTAPAPAPAPAPAPVSAAAAGRLAAGAAVSAPGAAGAGAGVSVGRVRLVPTG, from the coding sequence GTGCTGGGTGCAGCCGTCCCCGCCGCAGTCGCCGCTGTCCCTGCCGCAGTCGTTCCTGCCGCAGTCGCGGCCCCTGCTGGGCCGGGTGCAGTCGTTCCTGCCGTAACTGTTCCTGAGGCTGTCCCCGCCGAAGCCGCAGTCGCGGCCGCGGCCGTCCCTGTCGGGGTGGGTGGGGTGCGCAGTGCCAAGGAGGTGTTGGTGACGATGCCGGGTGGGTATCTGCTGTGTGGTGGTGGCGGGGTGAGTGATGTGCGGGCTTTTGAGGAGTTGGCGGGGGCGGGGTATCGGGCGATGGATGCGGGGGATTGTGCGGGGGCGGCGGGGCGGCTGCGTGAGGCGCTGGCGTTGTGGTCGGGTACGGCTTTCGCGGATGTGCAGGCGGGTCCGCAGTTGCAGATGGAGATCAAGCGGCTGGATGAGAGCCGGCTGTGTGCGCTGGACCGGCGGATCGAGGCCGATCTGCGGTTGGGCCGGCACCGGGAGCTGCTGGCCGAGCTGACGGTGCTGGTCAATGGCTACCGCACGCATGAGAGTCTGCATGCCCAGTACATGCTTGCGCTGCACCGTTCGGGGCGGCGTGGTGAGGCGCTGGATGCCTATCAGCGGCTGCGGGCCACGCTGGTGCAGGAGCTGGGTCTGGAGCCCTCGGTCCGGCTGCGGCGTCTGCAGCGGTCCATTCTGAGTGCCGGCCACGACCTCACCGCCCCCGCCCCCGCGCCCGCTCCCGCGCCTGCTCCCGTGTCTGCTGCTGCGGCTGGTCGGCTGGCTGCGGGGGCTGCGGTCTCCGCGCCTGGCGCGGCGGGGGCGGGGGCGGGGGTTTCTGTGGGCCGTGTGCGGCTGGTGCCCACCGGCTGA
- a CDS encoding acyl-CoA carboxylase subunit beta: protein MSAQARVAELAAVRGQALAGPGGEATRAQHAKGKLTARERIALLMDEGSFREVEALRRHRATGFGLEGKRPYTDGVVTGWGTVEGRTVFIYAHDFRIFGGALGEAHATKIHKIMDMALAAGAPLVSLNDGAGARIQEGVSALAGYGGIFTRNTRASGVIPQISVMLGPCAGGAAYSPALTDFVFMVRETSQMFITGPDVVKAVTGEEITQNGLGGADVHAETSGVCHFAYDDEETCLAEVRYLLSLLPSNNRQAPPPAPCTDPADRAVPKLLEVVPADGSRPYDMHRVLEELVDDGELLEVHERWARNIICALARLDGQVVGLVASQPATLAGVLDIEASEKAARFVQMCDAFNIPIVTLVDVPGFLPGVDQEHGGIIRHGAKLLYAYCNATVPRISLVLRKAYGGAYIVMDSQSIGADLTYAWPTNEIAVMGAEGAANVIFRRQIAAAPDPEAMRARVAKEYRAELMHPYYAAERGLVDDVIDPAATREILIQSLAMLRTKHADLPSRKHGNPPQ from the coding sequence GTGTCGGCTCAGGCGCGGGTGGCGGAGCTGGCGGCAGTGCGGGGGCAGGCGCTGGCCGGGCCAGGTGGGGAGGCGACCCGGGCGCAGCACGCCAAAGGCAAGTTGACGGCCCGGGAGCGGATCGCCCTGCTGATGGATGAGGGCAGTTTCCGGGAGGTGGAGGCGCTGCGCCGGCACCGGGCCACCGGGTTCGGCCTGGAGGGGAAGCGGCCGTACACGGACGGGGTGGTCACCGGCTGGGGCACGGTCGAGGGCCGTACCGTCTTCATCTACGCGCACGACTTCCGTATTTTCGGCGGCGCGCTGGGCGAGGCCCACGCGACCAAGATCCACAAGATTATGGACATGGCGCTGGCGGCGGGTGCGCCGCTGGTCTCCCTCAACGACGGGGCGGGTGCCCGCATCCAGGAGGGTGTGTCGGCACTGGCCGGCTACGGCGGCATCTTCACCCGCAACACCAGGGCCTCGGGGGTCATTCCGCAGATCAGTGTGATGCTGGGCCCGTGTGCGGGCGGCGCCGCCTACAGTCCCGCGCTGACCGATTTCGTGTTCATGGTGCGCGAAACCTCGCAGATGTTCATCACCGGCCCCGACGTGGTCAAGGCGGTCACCGGCGAGGAGATCACCCAGAACGGGCTGGGCGGCGCGGACGTGCACGCCGAGACCTCCGGGGTGTGCCACTTCGCCTACGACGACGAGGAGACCTGCCTGGCCGAGGTGCGCTACCTGCTCTCGCTGCTGCCCTCCAACAACCGCCAGGCCCCGCCGCCCGCCCCCTGCACTGATCCCGCCGACCGGGCCGTCCCGAAGCTGCTGGAGGTGGTGCCGGCCGATGGCAGCCGCCCCTATGACATGCATCGGGTGCTGGAGGAACTCGTCGATGACGGCGAGCTGTTGGAGGTCCACGAGCGCTGGGCGCGCAACATCATCTGTGCCCTGGCCCGGCTGGACGGGCAGGTCGTGGGGCTGGTCGCCAGTCAGCCGGCGACGCTGGCGGGTGTGCTGGACATCGAGGCGTCGGAGAAGGCCGCGCGCTTCGTGCAGATGTGCGATGCCTTCAACATCCCGATCGTGACGCTGGTGGATGTGCCCGGCTTCCTGCCCGGCGTCGACCAGGAGCACGGTGGGATCATCCGTCACGGTGCCAAGCTGTTGTATGCGTACTGCAATGCCACCGTGCCCCGTATCTCCCTGGTGCTGCGCAAGGCCTACGGCGGGGCCTACATCGTCATGGACAGCCAGTCCATCGGCGCGGACCTCACCTATGCCTGGCCCACCAACGAGATCGCGGTGATGGGCGCCGAGGGTGCGGCCAACGTCATCTTCCGCAGGCAGATCGCTGCCGCCCCTGATCCCGAAGCGATGCGCGCCCGTGTGGCCAAGGAGTACCGGGCCGAGCTGATGCACCCCTACTACGCCGCCGAGCGCGGCCTGGTCGATGACGTCATCGACCCCGCCGCCACTCGCGAGATCCTCATCCAGTCCCTGGCCATGCTGCGCACCAAACACGCCGACCTGCCCTCCCGCAAACACGGCAACCCGCCGCAGTAA
- a CDS encoding acyl-CoA carboxylase subunit epsilon produces the protein MACPDGSARSVHCDGRCGAVGGAVWWVVRGAERGGFRFGSCRACVSGAVCPRLSDFSSGWLGVTRVLPRAVGPHVCCRGPGRSCPPGPSALCRLGWLLLGVAQGGPELVLRGAVDRWGGKGGGVVESVGDGSVLFRVERGRASDVELAAVAVTLMSLAAGRPRDGGRAPRGPGRTAAWRPRELAAAYRAPHSWR, from the coding sequence ATGGCCTGCCCGGACGGCTCGGCCCGTTCGGTGCATTGCGATGGGCGGTGTGGTGCGGTGGGTGGCGCGGTGTGGTGGGTGGTGAGGGGCGCGGAGCGGGGAGGCTTTCGTTTCGGGTCATGCCGGGCCTGTGTCTCAGGTGCCGTCTGTCCTCGGCTGTCTGACTTCTCCTCGGGCTGGCTGGGTGTAACCCGGGTGCTGCCGCGTGCTGTTGGGCCTCACGTGTGCTGTCGGGGTCCAGGCCGCTCGTGTCCGCCGGGGCCGTCGGCGTTGTGTCGGCTGGGCTGGCTTTTGTTGGGGGTTGCTCAAGGCGGACCCGAGCTTGTGTTGAGGGGGGCGGTCGACCGTTGGGGTGGAAAGGGAGGTGGGGTTGTGGAGAGTGTCGGTGATGGGTCTGTCCTGTTCAGGGTTGAACGTGGGCGGGCCAGTGATGTGGAGCTCGCTGCTGTTGCGGTGACGCTGATGTCGCTGGCGGCCGGCCGGCCGCGGGATGGAGGCCGGGCGCCGCGTGGGCCGGGTCGGACGGCGGCCTGGCGCCCGCGGGAACTTGCCGCGGCGTATCGGGCTCCGCACAGCTGGCGCTGA
- a CDS encoding ScbR family autoregulator-binding transcription factor encodes MSKQERATRTRNALIRSAAELFERHGYVRASLDEISSGANVSRGALHFHFENKAAVADAVEQAAAQTLRETADSVPLGQESAMQHLMDLSHRMVQLLHHDVVVRAGFRLNCDTGPRTPLDLRQQWQTRVQQLVTRAADEHALATGVSPEGLVATIVATTVGLEVLSRANRGWLSPTPLTNFWQLLLPSVASPPTLPTLQPAGTPTHPLPATTHHAPTH; translated from the coding sequence GTGAGCAAGCAGGAACGGGCCACCCGTACCCGCAACGCCCTCATCCGCTCCGCCGCCGAACTCTTCGAGCGGCACGGCTACGTACGGGCCAGCCTGGACGAGATCAGCTCCGGCGCCAACGTGAGCCGCGGCGCACTGCACTTCCACTTCGAGAACAAGGCGGCAGTGGCCGACGCCGTGGAACAGGCCGCCGCCCAGACCCTGCGTGAGACCGCCGACTCAGTACCCCTGGGCCAGGAAAGCGCCATGCAGCACCTGATGGACCTCTCCCACCGCATGGTCCAACTCCTGCACCACGACGTGGTAGTACGCGCCGGGTTCCGGCTCAACTGCGACACCGGCCCACGCACCCCGCTGGACCTGCGCCAGCAATGGCAGACCCGCGTCCAACAACTGGTCACCCGCGCCGCAGACGAACACGCCCTCGCCACCGGCGTTTCACCCGAGGGCCTGGTCGCCACCATCGTCGCCACCACCGTCGGCCTCGAGGTCCTCAGCCGCGCCAACCGTGGCTGGCTCTCCCCCACCCCCCTCACCAACTTCTGGCAACTCCTCCTGCCCTCGGTAGCCAGCCCACCCACCCTCCCCACTCTCCAACCCGCCGGCACGCCCACCCACCCCCTACCAGCAACAACCCACCACGCCCCCACCCACTAA